The window CATTACTAGCAttacaattcaatccttaacaaagCTGAGGTTCTCAGGGATGATTCTGGAAGTCTCTGAAGAGACCAAGTTCCCACTGCTGGTTCAGTGATGGAGCTAGGATTCAATCCTAGACCTGACCGCAAGTCCCAGGACTCTACCTCTCATGTCACCCTGCCTCCTTTTCAAGGCCTTGAGGGATTCTTCTGCCCCTCCaaattgttgttagctactgtcaacTACCGACTAATggcgaccccacacacaacagaacaaaacactacccggtcctgcaccaaccccatgatcggttgtggagCCATCAGACActtgtgattcatagggtctgatttttggaagtagatcaccaggcctttcctcctagtcttagtctggaagctctgctgaaaccttttcagtATCATAGAAACATGGACGCCTCCACTGgcaaacaggtggtggctgcacacgaggtgcaatggcagggaattgaacctgggtctcctgcatggaaggcgagaattctaccactgaaccaccactgcccccaacctgtcatggattgtgtcccccctaaatatatgtatcagtttggcttgtattgtgtgattgtctgatttgatttccctatgtgttgtaaatcctatggctTTGATGTTAATGAACTGGATCAGCAGCAGTtttactgatgagatctacaagattagattgtgtcttaagccaatctcttttgagatatgagagaggcagcagagagacagagcgacctcatgccaccaagaaagtagcaccagaagcagagcgccattttttggacctagggtccctgcgctggagaagctccttgaccaggggaagactgatgacaagggtcttcccctggagctggtgccctgaatttggacttctagccttctaggctgtgagagaatagcttgtcgtatttctgttacagcagcactagatgactaagacaccctccaAATTAGAATCCTGAATTGGAAGGGAACCCAAATATCAACTATCTAGCAGCCACCATGGAGCATCAACTCTGTGCCAGCTCTGCCTGCCATCTCCTGTGTTGTCGTCTCCCATCCCAGTCTTCAGTTTATGTGCCTTATTTGAGCTTTGTCCAGCATACAGCACATATGAGCTGGGGAGGGAATTGACATGAAAATTCTAATCCAGCTCCCTCCCCACACTTCTTTTTCCTACAGTGAAGCATTGAACAAAGTGCTTCAATGCATTATtacatttcatcctcacaacccACTGAGGGAGGTCCTATCGGCCCCATGTTGCAAATGGAGACACTGAGGCTCACTGCTGCTGGTCAAGAGGCCCTGCATCCAACCTGGTCACACTCCAGACCACAAACTCTTCACCAGCTCGCTGCTGCCACCTGCCTTTCATTAGGTCATCAATGGACAGACAAGTATCACCGGAGCCGACTTCACGTCTTTCAAAAGCAGGCATCTTAGGCTTTACTTCTGGCAGGTCATGTACTATTTGATGTTTTGAAATCTTCGATGTCACAAgctcccactccctccttccaggaaGCACCAATCTAGTCCGActcacttcacagatgaggaattGTATGACTCCCAGGCTCAAAAGAAACCCCTTACACAGAGCCAACCAACTCTGGTATCCAAGTCGTTTCCCCTTTCTCTCAATTCTAGTCCTACCTATTCTTTAAGGTCTGTAGAGAAAGCTGGGGTCTGCCAGTAGTGTGACCTTGGTCTTATCACTTAGCCTCCCCGGACTCAGTAGTGAGGCAAGGATATTTCTAATACTCCAAAACGGTTAGACATTTCTCCCTGACATGACTGTCAGTTAAATGAATCACATCTCTCTGCTTTGGATCTGAGTATTTTTAGCATGGTAACATTTGCCACCTGTTGTTCACACAGtagcagctgtttttgaatgtgAAGGCAAGACTCCTCCCCCAAGCTCCTCAATTGGCTGATAGTTCTGCAGCTCAAACTTCTGGTAAGCATGGTGGTCCCTCTTAAAGGCTTGCATTCATTTCAGCCTCTGAGTGCAGTTAGAGGACAAAGAGCCTTTTGCTGTACAACCCCCCAGCATTTGCTGCACACTATACACAGCACTGAaagattgacacctttgaattgtggtgttggcaaagaatattgaatacaccatggactgccagaagaacaaacaaatctttcttgggagaagtacaaccagaatgctccttagaagcagggatggcaagaatACATgtcgcacatactttggacatgttatcaggagggaccagtccctggagaaggacatcatgcttggtaaagtggagggtcagtgaaaaagaggaagaccctcaatgagatggattgacggtggctgcaacaatgggctcaagcataacgatgaggatgacgcaggactgggcagtgttccgttctgttgtacatagggtcgctgagtcggaacagactccacGGCACGTAACAATACACACTGGAgcgctggtagcacagtggttaagaactcaactgttaaccaaaaggccagcagttcaaatctaccagctgctccttggaaaccctatagggcagttctactctgtcctataggatcactgtgagttggaatcaactagtcggcaacaggttttgttttttggtctaaCATACAGAGCACCCAGCATCCCTTGCCATCTGCATTCTCATCTATGTCcagcatagggtccctatgagctggGTAGGGAGTCACCACCAAATCTGATTCTTTCCCCTTGCTTCAGTTTCAGCCCTAATTCTAAAGAACAATCAAGGAACTTTGTTCCCTTCCACCCTTCCCACAGATGTTTGCTATGGTTCGTGTATAGACCCATTATTAGCACTTAACATTTTCTAACATGCTATATAACTTGTCTACCAACCAATTAATCTCAAACACTGTACCTATAACGGTGCCTGGCATGTAAGAAGCGCTCAATGCATTTGCTGAACGCATCACCCAGCACCTTACTCTCCAGGTGCAGCTTTTCTGTAAGGCAGCCAATGCCATGACGCCGCCTACAATGCAATGTACAGTATGCTACGGTGCCAACAATTAACCTAGCTCTTTTCAGCAAAAGTGAACTCCCCTGAATCCAGGTATTTAAATCAGGGGTTGGCAaatctttttctgtaaagggccaagtagtaaatatttcaggcttagCAGACCATATGGTCTTTATGGCAACAGGACAAACGCAACCACAGATAGTATGAAAAAATTTCtttcaaacatttgaaaatgcAGAAACTTTAAGTCACAGGTTATACAAACATAGGCAGTAGCAGACCAGAGTTTGCCTGACCCTGACATTTGAGCTTCAAAAAAAGGCACCAGTAATCAAACTAGCcagctcacatgagcagcctatttgggtatatcaaaacaaaagctaggatacagtaagcaaacataaataaatacagtaacttattgaaggcttagagacaacagtaacttattgatgcctcagagacaacagtaacttattgatgactcagagacaacagtaacttattgatgactcagagacaacagtcaatgtcaaatcacataaagaggcagatcaagaatcaagaaatcttccggattaagagaacttcctggaattaccaggggtAGAATACAAAATTTGCTAATAtagagaactcttcaagagattaggaaggagatcaggcaaaacgcagaataagccaagcagcacacagacaaagcatcgGAGGAAgttaagattagagaagagcataatgacaaactaGGCTGCGataatccatagagacagcaaacagaaatccaggagtaacaataaattttcagaattagacaattcaatagaaagtcataagagcagaatcgaggcaatggaaatcagaattagtgagagtgaagataaagcacttggcaccaaggTATTTGAGGAAataccagataaaagaatttgaaaaaatgaataaaccctaagaattatgtgggactctatcaaaaggaataacctacgagtgactggagtaccagacagggagggataacagaaaatacaaatacaaaagcaacaacagtgaaaaagaatatataaagaaaaatgactcagcacagaaaattaagtggaaaaaagaaattgagttTGCCTGACCCCTGTTCTTCTAAGAATGTGCCACCCCCAGGTATACAcctcctgtaacagaaacacctGATCGAATTACCAACCAGGGTATGTTCAGTGAAGATTTTAGGTGTGCTGTCCAAtacagttgttaggtgccgtcgagttgattctgactcatagcaaccctataggacagaacagaactgccctgtaggggttccaaagagtggctggcaaatccaagctcttaaccactacgccaaccaATACAGTGGCCACTGCcaactgttagttgccatcgagttgattctgacacaatggcgaccccacgtgtgtcagagtagaactctactccagttttcaaggctgtgacctttaggaagcagatcaacaagcctgtcttccaaggtacttatgggtgggttcaaatcaccaactttttggctagtaattCAGCACTTAACCGTTTCTACCACAAGTAATGTTACAAGTCAAGTTCTCCAGCCACACTAGTCATATTTCAAGTATTTGGTAGCCAGACTGAGAACATTTCTACCACTGCAAGAAAGCACTACTGGACAGTGCTGTTAGGTCATCTGGTAGAGGGCTGGGGTAGGGGAGTAAACTGAGTACTGGACAAACCAGAATGTAACAGCAGTTCAAATGAAATGTCTCACATATTTATTAGCATGCTTAATCACTTAATgcagaaacataaaaaaaaaggaataaaccaCAATTTTCTGACTCATGTTTGAATGGTATAGATCACAGGGCAATTTCCAACTTGATTCGCTAAAATGCTACCAGGCTGCCAGGGGGAAGGCCGTGTTCCATCACATGTGCGACTCCTTACAGGCCCAGCTTGGTTCTTCTCCAATGTCTCCTCTTGGAGTTGTACCTACACAGAACGAAACTGTAAGTTACAAAGAGTCTGACCTCAATCTAGCTGTTCTTATTCACCAAACTTTGCCTTTTAGGTACCACAAAATCCTCTAAAGGCAAAGGGTCCCTCTTCCTTCAACAAATTTTGAACCCTTTCTGGTAAGTAAAGAATGACTTGCTAGATGTGTTTAAGAACTACTCAAGCTAATTCTTTACCTCTCACAAGAACCCAAGGCTAGAGAGAAAAATGGGTTTTTATTGGAGCTTGAGAAGTGGAGAAGCTCTCCCTTCCAAGTGTACACCCATTCAACTTTGAATTCAGGAGATCTGGGGTAGACCGAGATATGTATTTTAACCCCCCTCTCCTCCTTTCTAAATGACATTGAAAAGTCAATTAACATGTTAACACACTCATAAAAGCTCCTACACAATTCTTACACAGATTAACACCCATTCATTCCAATCCCAGAGCAACAGTGATTTGCAGTGCTAAAGCCATCTCACGATTGTGCATGTTAATCTGTCATGGTTTTACCCTCATAAAGACAAAACCAAAGACGATCAACACAGTGTTTCTTTCAGCAGGATAATGTCAGTACTTCCACAAACCAAAGCACTGTAATTGCAACCTGCTTTGAATACAATCTTAGAAGTTGAAAGACAGCTAAAACAATAGTAAAAGTCATTCTATGGTGCCAATTTTCTGGGCCAAGAACACAGAATCCTAAATACAAAATACATTCCCAGCTCTGAGAGACCAATAATAGCAGGTAACCTTTATTAAGCTAGGCACTGAGTTTTCTATACATTTCTTTCATTCCTCACAGCAACCCGTAAGGCAGGTGCCATCATCATTGATGGAGAAAAAATCGTGTTCACCTAGATGTTTAAGAAAAAGGGTGGTTATGGTGGGGGCTTTACTATGGACAACTGGGGTGTTCTCAACAGAAACCCAAACCTGTAGAAGGGCCGAGCTGCCTAACCACTTTGCCTAGTGACTCACTGCTCTTTTCTCAGTATTGTGCAGGGAAGACCAGGGGGTTTTAAAATCTAGTCGCATCTAACAATGAAACATCCACATACAATGTCAGCTTAATCAAGTGCTCTGAAAAGAACAATCAGGGGAATGTTTTCTTTTTGACTTTTCCCCTAACTTTTTGGTCTTCTGGGCTTAATCATCAGGAAACCTCAATACTAGGCTGTCACCTTGGACAAATCTCACTGATTTTCAATGCTCATTTTTCCTCCCTGAGGCCCACCAGGTCCAAAGAGCAGTGGGTTAAAAGGCACACAGGAGTTTTAATCCTAGCTCTGTTTGAAGTTCATCTAGATGACCCTGGAGGTCCTAATGTTTTTCTCCCAAAAATCATCAATTCAGCTGCTTCTGCAGTAGAGGGCAATCTTCCAGTCTTTAAGAAAGGTACATTTCAAAGAGTGACTGGATCCTCCAtcaacagctgcctcctttgccaggagaaCTGGATAATGCCCGGCTtctattactgaatgttttgatcaaagattctacagaagaattctaatcaaaggggggaaatgcagaacagaattccaaattctcatagaatccagactttgtagagccacagaggctggaagaaccccaaaactattgccctgagataatctttaaattgtgaacaaaaaaatatcccctgaagtcttcttaaaaccaaacagtttagcttaacgagtaaaaaaggtctgccttgagcattatgtttttaagaactatctatgggatcaaactgacaacagcaacttgaaagactagataggaaaCTTGGGGGCAGTGAATTATgtcagtcactgaattgtacatgtagaaattgttggtatgtttggctgtgtatattctgaacaataaaataaatggggaaaaaaaacttgTTCGGGTGAGCCAACTTTGTCTTCCCCACCAGGGTAATGAGACAACCTTAAGGCTCTGTCTCAAACAGAAGACAATCAGGAAATTAACAAGTACCGGAAGGATCTCTTCTACGCCCAGTTGAAGAAGCACAGTGTAAAAAAAGGAATTTCAGAATGGTGGTACAAGGATGAATTAGATTGCATGTAAGCTTACCTGATTTTATTACCAGTTTTCATTCGAATCCATTGGGGAATGGGGCGATTCTGCTTTTGTTTCTTGGCCAGGAATCTCTTGATCCTGAAAGTCTTATGAGAAGACTAGGAAGGAAATGCAATCAATTTAGATAGTTCACACTAGTCTGCCTAAATGATTCAAAGTTAGGAATCCTCTCAAATCAACAAAACTTTGACTACTTAATATAGACCAAAAACAATCTTCTCCATGGTGAACACGTTGTGCCCTTTGTTCCTCACAATTTCTCTGGAGGCGGATACCCTAATTCCCATCAAATAAGAAACAAGTAGAATCAAGGAGGTAAGCAACCTGCTCAAAATCAGAGTATTCATGTCTAGCCTGCTGTCACCAGGGCTCAGGAGACTACATAGGGGTACAGCTAGTGCTGGGGAGACTGGCTTCCTGGAAAGAGTACTGCTTTCAGTCAACCAGAATAACCTGTCACTTGCAAGTCAATGAGTCCTGGTGCCCGagtttgtaaaatgggggtagCTACACTTTCAAGGTTCATTGCAGGGCTAGCTAAGATTACTTATTTATGCACTGTCTTGACATTTAGTAGATCGATTCTGCCCACTCACCATTTTGGTATTAATCCTAACTGAACTTCTGGGGTCTATTTAAAATGCCACTTTTTCAAAGACGTCTTTCCTAATTTCTCGTTGCCTCTTATGGCTTCTGTTAAGAATTTGGGTCATCTGAGTCCAACTCCAACCACTCGTCCCCCACTCATGACAATCTGGCAAAATGACCTGAGTCTAAAACATGGCCCAACAAACCCTTTGCATAACAGGGGCCATTATAACTAAATCCTTCCCTCCCCAACCCACATTAAGTTACAAATCTTCTGTCAATAAGCTATAAAACAGGGGATAATGATCCCCTCCATGCCTAGAAGcctataaacatttttttctcagGAAAACAGTGCCACAGAAAAAACCCGGACAGTGACTCATCTGCAACTGACATTTACTAAGAAATGTCTGAACGGCGCATGGCTTTGCACAACACTCCTTGTACCAGGCGCTTCCACAGGGTGACGCTCTCAGTTCCTGAACAAACGACTAAGAATACTCATAAGCCAACCCTGCGGTATGGTC is drawn from Loxodonta africana isolate mLoxAfr1 chromosome X, mLoxAfr1.hap2, whole genome shotgun sequence and contains these coding sequences:
- the RPL39 gene encoding large ribosomal subunit protein eL39, whose protein sequence is MSSHKTFRIKRFLAKKQKQNRPIPQWIRMKTGNKIRYNSKRRHWRRTKLGL